Proteins co-encoded in one Arthrobacter alpinus genomic window:
- a CDS encoding glutathione S-transferase family protein yields MDTLNSEFSTKGAYITGAEYTRDTNYIETRITRGGEDGYPVEAGRYRLVVARACPWAHRSTIVRRLLGLEDAISIGVCGPTHDVRSWTFDLDEGGIDPVLGIERLQDAYFKRTPNYPRGITVPAMVDVPTGAVVTNNFPQITLDFSTEWTEFHRDGAPDLYPEALREEMAVVNKRIFTEVNNGVYRCGFAGSQESYDAAYERLFIALDWLEERLATQRYLMGDSITEADVRLFTTLVRFDAVYHGHFKCNRNKLIEMPVLWAYARDLFQTPGFGDTVDFEQIKAHYYIVHTDLNPTQIVPLGPDTSGWTTAHGRESLGGSPFGNGSAPTRPVDA; encoded by the coding sequence ATGGACACTTTGAATTCGGAATTCAGCACCAAGGGCGCCTACATCACCGGGGCTGAGTACACGCGGGATACCAATTACATTGAAACCCGTATTACGCGAGGTGGCGAGGACGGCTACCCCGTCGAGGCCGGGCGTTACCGTCTGGTGGTTGCCAGGGCGTGCCCGTGGGCGCACCGCTCCACCATTGTCCGGCGGCTGCTGGGCCTTGAAGACGCCATCTCGATAGGCGTTTGCGGACCCACGCACGATGTCCGATCCTGGACTTTTGACCTCGATGAAGGCGGCATTGACCCGGTCCTGGGTATTGAGCGGTTACAGGACGCGTACTTCAAACGCACCCCCAACTACCCTCGCGGCATCACGGTTCCGGCCATGGTGGATGTGCCCACGGGCGCCGTCGTGACCAATAACTTCCCACAGATCACGCTGGATTTCTCAACAGAGTGGACCGAATTTCACCGTGACGGCGCCCCCGACCTCTACCCGGAAGCCCTCCGTGAAGAAATGGCCGTGGTCAACAAGCGCATTTTCACCGAAGTCAACAACGGCGTGTACCGCTGTGGCTTTGCCGGCAGTCAGGAATCCTACGACGCCGCCTATGAGCGCCTTTTCATCGCGCTTGACTGGCTTGAGGAACGTCTGGCTACACAGCGGTACCTCATGGGAGACTCCATTACCGAGGCCGATGTCCGCCTCTTCACCACCCTGGTCCGCTTCGACGCCGTCTACCACGGGCACTTCAAGTGCAACCGGAACAAGCTCATCGAGATGCCCGTCCTGTGGGCCTACGCGCGCGATCTGTTCCAAACGCCCGGATTCGGCGACACCGTGGACTTCGAGCAAATCAAGGCGCATTACTACATCGTCCATACCGACCTGAATCCCACTCAGATTGTTCCGCTTGGCCCAGATACCTCAGGATGGACGACGGCGCACGGCCGCGAGTCACTCGGTGGCTCACCTTTCGGAAACGGAAGCGCCCCCACACGTCCGGTGGACGCGTAG
- a CDS encoding ABC transporter ATP-binding protein, whose protein sequence is MVEFQGVSKVFQTGQAAVENLNLSIERGKITVFVGPSGCGKTTSLRMINRMVEPTAGTITVDGRDVGTLPAHQLRRSMGYVMQQAGLLPHRTVIENIATVLRLNKVPRAQAKKRSLELLATVGLPASMADRYPNQLSGGQQQRVGVARALAADPPVLLMDEPFSAVDPVVRAELQQELLRLQRELAKTIIFVTHDIDEATILGDRVAVFASGGRVAQYAPPEEILRAPVDDFVANFVGRDRGFRRLSFSAGESVPIHPAPAVHLDALSPAHDADAPSPETGTIAGNTAATWALAVDADNRPLGWLAPATQRNLDANPPLNLPSDPPSSSGHVTDQPQLIPGGSLFHAGDPLRNALDAALSSPSGLGVAVDSEGRVTGVVQAQEVLAAIESTRESRS, encoded by the coding sequence ATGGTCGAGTTCCAGGGTGTCAGTAAAGTTTTTCAAACCGGCCAAGCAGCCGTTGAAAACCTCAATCTCAGCATCGAACGTGGCAAGATCACCGTCTTCGTTGGCCCCTCGGGCTGCGGAAAAACCACGTCTCTGCGCATGATCAACCGCATGGTGGAACCCACCGCCGGCACCATCACCGTGGACGGGCGTGACGTGGGCACCCTCCCAGCCCACCAACTCCGCCGCTCCATGGGCTACGTCATGCAACAGGCCGGACTACTCCCGCACCGCACCGTGATCGAGAACATTGCCACCGTGCTGCGCCTGAACAAGGTGCCGCGTGCGCAGGCCAAAAAGCGTTCCCTCGAGCTGCTCGCCACGGTGGGCCTGCCTGCTTCCATGGCCGATCGCTACCCCAATCAGCTGTCTGGTGGTCAGCAGCAGCGCGTGGGCGTTGCCCGTGCGCTAGCCGCCGATCCACCCGTTTTGCTCATGGATGAGCCCTTCTCCGCCGTGGATCCGGTGGTCCGTGCCGAGCTCCAGCAGGAGTTGTTGCGGCTGCAGCGCGAGCTGGCCAAAACCATCATTTTTGTCACCCACGACATCGACGAGGCCACCATTCTCGGGGACCGCGTGGCAGTTTTTGCCAGCGGTGGCCGCGTGGCCCAGTACGCTCCCCCTGAAGAAATTCTCCGCGCCCCTGTTGATGATTTTGTGGCCAATTTTGTGGGCCGCGACCGCGGGTTCCGGCGGCTATCCTTCAGTGCCGGCGAGTCTGTGCCCATCCATCCGGCCCCTGCGGTGCACTTGGACGCGCTCTCCCCCGCGCACGACGCCGATGCCCCCTCCCCCGAAACCGGCACCATCGCTGGCAACACTGCGGCAACGTGGGCGTTGGCTGTGGACGCCGACAACCGGCCGCTGGGCTGGCTCGCCCCTGCTACCCAACGGAACCTGGACGCAAACCCTCCCCTCAATCTCCCCAGCGACCCTCCCAGCAGCTCAGGCCACGTAACGGACCAGCCACAGTTGATCCCCGGCGGTTCCTTATTCCACGCCGGCGATCCGTTGCGCAATGCTTTGGACGCGGCCTTATCCTCGCCGTCCGGGCTGGGAGTTGCCGTGGACAGTGAGGGGCGCGTGACCGGCGTCGTCCAGGCCCAAGAGGTCCTAGCGGCCATCGAGTCCACTCGCGAAAGCCGCAGCTAA
- a CDS encoding ABC transporter permease has translation MQWFLANLPQVLNLAGYHLIQAIVPLVLGVIIAVPLAQLARVNKVASGIILSVGSLLYTVPSLALFVILPSILGTRILDFTNIIVALTIYAVALLVRSTIDALNSVDDTLRQAATAMGYRPVQRFLSVDLPLSIPVLFAGLRVISVSNISLVSVGSLLGIPSLGFLFTDGLQRNFPTEIVVGIVGTLVLALLMDVVLVLLQKLLTPWLRTNKSASRSAASSHPSGASKTSSTTAAVSA, from the coding sequence ATGCAGTGGTTTCTGGCCAACCTGCCTCAGGTGCTCAACCTCGCCGGTTACCACTTGATTCAGGCGATCGTGCCGCTGGTGCTCGGCGTCATCATTGCTGTCCCCTTGGCACAGTTAGCCCGCGTCAACAAGGTGGCCAGCGGCATCATTTTGTCCGTGGGATCGCTGCTGTACACGGTGCCGTCACTGGCCCTCTTTGTGATTCTTCCCAGCATCCTGGGCACCAGAATCCTGGACTTCACGAACATCATTGTGGCGCTGACCATCTACGCCGTGGCGCTGCTGGTCCGCTCCACCATCGATGCCCTGAACTCGGTCGATGACACCTTGCGGCAGGCGGCCACAGCCATGGGATACCGACCCGTGCAGCGCTTCCTCAGCGTCGATTTGCCCTTGTCCATCCCCGTTCTTTTTGCCGGGCTGCGCGTCATCTCGGTCAGCAATATCTCGCTGGTGAGCGTGGGGTCACTGCTCGGCATCCCCAGCCTGGGTTTCCTCTTCACCGATGGGCTGCAGCGAAACTTCCCGACAGAGATTGTGGTGGGGATCGTGGGCACACTGGTCCTGGCGCTACTCATGGATGTGGTGTTGGTGCTCCTGCAGAAACTGTTGACGCCCTGGCTCCGAACCAATAAATCCGCCAGCCGGTCTGCGGCCTCGTCACATCCTTCAGGTGCTTCAAAAACTTCAAGCACGACGGCGGCGGTGTCAGCATGA
- a CDS encoding ABC transporter permease → MSLPAASLPLTTYTTKDPFSQGWQWLTDPTNWQGPLGVPVRVVEHLGYSGLTLLISIVIAVPIGLYVGHTGRGRGVVVSLAGMLRALPTLGIMTLFALLASSALSLMPAIWSLVLLAVPPILTGTYAGIAAVDRQIVDAARSMGMTERQILFSVEVPNGLAVMLGGLRSAVLQIISTVAVVAFISLGGLGRYIIDGLAVQDYGQVLGGAVVIAVLAIAIDGVLALLQRAVVSPGLQTAKTAPEQNTPALPTVS, encoded by the coding sequence ATGAGCCTTCCCGCAGCTTCCCTGCCCCTGACCACCTACACCACCAAGGACCCGTTCAGCCAAGGCTGGCAGTGGCTCACCGACCCGACAAATTGGCAGGGACCCCTGGGCGTTCCCGTCCGGGTGGTGGAACACCTCGGCTACTCCGGGCTGACCCTGCTGATCTCCATCGTCATTGCCGTTCCTATTGGTCTGTACGTTGGGCACACGGGTCGGGGACGCGGCGTGGTTGTGTCCTTGGCAGGCATGCTGCGCGCGCTGCCAACCTTGGGCATCATGACGCTATTTGCCCTGCTGGCCAGCTCAGCGCTGTCCCTTATGCCAGCTATTTGGTCTTTGGTGCTGTTGGCGGTGCCACCGATTTTGACGGGCACTTACGCCGGGATCGCCGCCGTTGACCGCCAAATTGTTGATGCAGCACGCAGCATGGGCATGACCGAACGGCAGATCCTCTTTAGCGTTGAGGTCCCCAACGGGCTCGCGGTCATGCTGGGCGGGCTCCGATCGGCCGTGCTGCAGATCATCTCTACCGTGGCCGTGGTGGCATTTATCAGCCTTGGCGGACTGGGTCGCTACATCATTGACGGCCTTGCGGTGCAGGATTACGGTCAAGTATTAGGAGGCGCCGTGGTGATTGCTGTCCTTGCCATTGCGATTGACGGCGTACTGGCCCTGCTGCAGCGCGCCGTGGTTTCACCAGGTTTACAGACGGCCAAGACGGCCCCAGAGCAGAACACCCCTGCTCTCCCAACAGTTTCTTAA
- a CDS encoding ABC transporter substrate-binding protein codes for MNKISMPTRRAILGAAAGLSVALAVTACGGGDPLGTSSSAAAGGSGSGSVVVGSANFPENAILAEIYAGALNAAGVNATTKLNIGAREVYLKALEDGSIDVVPEYTGNLLGYLDASNTIVDGPGIVAALPAKMPTGLSVLDAATAEDKDAIVVTPEIAAKYKLTSIADLAPVCGELTLAAPSEFQTRPYGLPGLKKLYNCVPKDFKAFSASSEALNLKALLNNEVQVADIFTTSPEITANKLVVLEDPKGLIGAQQVLPIIKTDKLNEAGTTALNNVSKQLTTDDLIALRTQVEGDQKMDPKAAAAAWLKDKGITK; via the coding sequence ATGAACAAGATTTCCATGCCGACCCGCCGCGCAATTCTTGGAGCAGCCGCAGGGCTTTCCGTAGCCCTCGCCGTCACGGCGTGCGGCGGTGGCGATCCGCTGGGCACAAGCAGCTCCGCAGCCGCGGGCGGCTCCGGATCCGGTTCCGTTGTGGTGGGCTCGGCGAACTTCCCCGAGAACGCCATCCTGGCCGAGATTTATGCTGGTGCCTTGAATGCGGCAGGCGTCAACGCCACCACCAAGTTGAACATTGGCGCCCGCGAGGTCTATTTGAAGGCCCTCGAAGACGGTTCCATCGATGTGGTGCCCGAATACACCGGAAATCTGCTGGGATATCTGGATGCCAGCAACACTATTGTTGACGGTCCCGGGATCGTGGCGGCACTCCCGGCCAAGATGCCCACTGGCCTGAGCGTGTTGGACGCCGCCACCGCAGAGGACAAGGACGCCATTGTGGTGACGCCTGAAATCGCTGCCAAGTACAAACTGACCTCCATCGCGGATCTGGCACCGGTGTGCGGTGAGCTGACGCTCGCGGCGCCGTCGGAATTCCAGACTCGCCCGTACGGTTTGCCGGGCCTGAAGAAGCTCTACAACTGTGTCCCCAAGGACTTCAAGGCGTTCAGCGCCAGCAGCGAGGCCTTGAACCTGAAAGCTCTGCTCAACAATGAAGTCCAGGTTGCCGACATCTTCACCACCTCCCCGGAAATCACCGCCAACAAGTTGGTGGTTTTGGAGGATCCCAAGGGTCTGATCGGCGCCCAGCAGGTGCTGCCCATCATCAAGACCGACAAGCTCAACGAGGCTGGCACCACTGCCTTGAACAACGTCTCCAAGCAACTCACCACGGACGATCTGATTGCCTTGCGCACCCAGGTTGAGGGCGATCAAAAGATGGACCCCAAGGCCGCTGCAGCCGCGTGGCTCAAGGACAAGGGCATCACCAAGTAA